In one window of Aphidius gifuensis isolate YNYX2018 linkage group LG4, ASM1490517v1, whole genome shotgun sequence DNA:
- the LOC122854687 gene encoding zinc finger FYVE domain-containing protein 1-like, with protein MSTLEQYPSENSVWHGCRSSSNSPAIMQSLSSLTEINKDIYNTENNDNLSMNNNVQIINDINCKNNNNNDNYKSFLLIDERELLKVSSAEQFIDKLGCRDVNTKVKVISIFGNTGDGKSHTLNQTFFNGNEVFKTSNEQNSCTLGVWSGFDKKLGIICLDTEGLLGITINENERTRLLLKVLAISDIVIYRTRSERLHRDLFTFLGAASRAYSHHFQSALQKIGRREGVTSTTIALGPSVIIYHETRHTRPLINNSIDSPEDILRNRFSQMRLEIDAFSSIKYVGVQTHEPPTDYKPLYLAIKCELDNTTVRSARKIHLVYDTLKILNDKFSGEIENVTNVLFPDQYFTCPVKCLSCDCRCKNSMGHLREGKPHYSGTRCRYQHQYENIIYICKKCHANGNEIIVTSRTQTQNEAGWYGLAKYAWAGYVIECPQCGEIYRSRQYWYGNKNPEDAAVRTEITHVFQNNSSLNITNQNVAQKMIDGVSYISEVVANASLQPTKTITSWVADQVAPNYWRPNNDIKLCFKCKIIFGPCDTKHHCRNCGEGFCTLCSSKTKCVPAKNWFTPVRVCDDCYLHDGNDDNNDIIDAMEDVSVRKVSEHVVSTLSAVGTVLTYSKSLIKDSVRPTYWIPDCELRNCCVCEEEFSLVLPLHHCRDCGRGVCQECSQHRKPVPRRGWDNPVRVCDACIKID; from the exons atgtctaCCCTGGAGCAATATCCTAGTGAAAATTCAGTTTGGCATGGTTGTAGATCAAGCTCAAATAGTCCAGCAATAATGCAAAGTCTCAGCAGtttaactgaaataaataaagatatatataatacagaaaataatgacaatttatcaatgaataataatgtacaaataataaatgatattaattgtaaaaataataataacaatgataattataaaagttttttgttaattgatgAAAGAGAGCTATTAAAAGTATCAAGTGCTgaacaatttattgataaacttGGTTGTCGTGATGTTAATACAAAAGTAAAagtaatatcaatatttggtaATACTGGTGATGGAAAAAGTCATACACttaatcaaacattttttaatggtAATGAAGTATTTAAAACATCAAATGAACAAAATTCATGTACACTTGGTGTATGGTCTGGTTTTGATAAAAAACTTGGTATTATTTGTCTTGATACTGAAGGTTTACTTGGtataacaattaatgaaaatgaacgtacacgtttattattaaaagtactTGCAATATcagatattgttatttatcGTACAAGATCAGAACGTTTACATAGagatttatttacatttcttGGTGCAGCATCACGTGCATATAGTCATCATTTTCAATCAGCATTACAAAAAATTGGTAGACGTGAAGGTGTTACAAGTACAACAATAGCACTTGGACCAagtgttattatttatcatgaaaCACGTCATACAAGACcacttattaataattcaattgatagTCCAGAAGATATATTGAGAAATCGTTTTTCACAAATGCGTCTTGAAATTGATGCATTTAGTTCAATTAAATATGTTGGTGTACAAACACATGAACCACCAACTGATTATAAACCACTTTATTTAGCAATTAAATGTGAACTTGATAATACAACTGTTAGATCAGCAAGAAAAATACATCTTGTTTatgatacattaaaaatattaaatgataaattttcaggtgaaattgaaaatgttACAAATGTATTATTTCCTGATCAATATTTTACATGTCCAGTTAAATGTTTAAGTTGTGATTGTCGTTGTAAAAATAGTATGGGACATTTACGTGAAGGTAAACCACATTATAGTGGTACACGTTGTCGTTATCAGcatcaatatgaaaatataatatatatatgtaaaaaatgtcATGCAAATGgtaatgaaataattgtaaCAAGTCGTACACAAACACAAAATGAAGCTGGTTGGTATGGTCTTGCAAAATATGCATGGGCTGGTTATGTTATTGAATGTCCACAATGTGGTGAAATATATAGAAGTCGTCAATATTGGTATGGTAATAAAAATCCAGAAGATGCTGCTGTTAGAACTGAAATAACACatgtatttcaaaataattcaagtttaaatataacaaatcaAAATGTTGcacaaaaaatgattgatgGTGTATCATATATTAGTGAAGTTGTTGCAAATGCATCATTACAaccaacaaaaacaataacatcatGGGTTGCTGATCAAGTTGCACCAAATTATTGGCGaccaaataatgatattaaattatgttttaaatgtaaaataatatttggtcCATGTGATACAAAACATCATTGTCGTAATTGTGGTGAAGGTTTTTGTACTTTATGTTCAAGTAAAACAAAATGTGTACCAGCTAAAAATTGGTTTACACCAGTTAGAGTTTGTGATGATTGTTATTTACATGAtggtaatgatgataataatgatattattgatgccATGGAAGATGTAAGTGTTAGAAAAGTTAGTGAACATGTTGTATCAACATTAAGTGCTGTTGGTACTGTTTTAACTTATTCAAAAT caCTTATCAAGGATTCAGTAAGGCCAACATACTGGATACCAGATTGTGAATTACGTAATTGTTGTGTTTGTGAAGAGGAATTTTCACTTGTTTTACCATTACATCATTGTAGAGATTGTGGACGTGGTGTTTGTCAAGAATGTTCACAACATAGAAAACCAGTACCAAGAAGAGGATGGGATAATCCTGTTCGTGTTTGTGATGCCTGTATAAAAATTGACTAA